A genomic region of Psychrobacter sp. M13 contains the following coding sequences:
- a CDS encoding GTP pyrophosphokinase family protein: MKSILEQYDSSKNILDNLDKTLLTLVNSLLEQKNIRVHQVQTRVKDRNSLEGKVFRKGKKYEALSDITDVVGVRIITYFDDEVDQIADMIEKEFLIDHDNSIDKRKIDDDKFGYRSLHYVASLKKERIKLPEYASCGEQKFEFQIRTILQHSWAEIEHGLGYKGEFEIPSTAKRTFYRVAALLEQADIEFVKLKSTISEYEESLTNDIKSKPSKIEINKASLISFMSNNNNVISFEKNVFIHEYSLIIADPNIESSTYDLLINRIKNLGIENIKQLEEFYLKNEELLRESIKSIFPNERNTIKRGASVLILINYTFANHKI; this comes from the coding sequence ATGAAATCTATATTAGAACAATATGATAGTTCAAAAAATATACTAGACAACTTGGATAAAACACTTCTTACTCTAGTTAACTCTCTGCTTGAGCAGAAAAATATTCGAGTACATCAAGTTCAAACTAGAGTAAAAGATAGAAATAGCTTAGAAGGTAAAGTTTTTAGAAAAGGTAAAAAATACGAAGCTTTAAGTGATATTACAGATGTTGTTGGTGTACGCATTATTACTTACTTCGATGACGAAGTAGACCAAATTGCTGATATGATTGAAAAAGAGTTTCTTATAGATCATGATAATTCTATAGACAAGCGAAAAATAGATGACGATAAGTTTGGCTATAGAAGTTTGCACTATGTAGCTAGTTTAAAGAAAGAAAGGATCAAGCTACCAGAATATGCTAGCTGTGGAGAACAAAAATTTGAATTTCAAATAAGAACGATTTTACAACATTCATGGGCTGAAATTGAGCATGGATTAGGCTATAAAGGTGAATTTGAAATTCCATCCACTGCAAAACGTACTTTCTATAGAGTCGCAGCACTTTTAGAGCAAGCCGATATTGAGTTCGTAAAACTAAAGTCTACCATATCAGAATATGAAGAAAGTTTGACTAACGATATTAAATCTAAGCCTAGTAAAATTGAAATAAATAAGGCCTCACTAATATCCTTTATGAGTAATAACAATAATGTGATAAGTTTCGAAAAAAATGTATTTATTCATGAATACAGTTTGATTATTGCAGATCCTAATATTGAGAGCTCTACTTATGACTTACTAATAAACAGAATTAAAAACTTAGGTATCGAAAATATAAAGCAATTAGAAGAATTTTACTTAAAAAATGAGGAATTACTCAGAGAAAGTATTAAATCTATTTTTCCAAACGAAAGGAACACTATCAAACGAGGTGCTTCTGTACTGATACTAATAAATTATACGTTTGCTAATCATAAAATCTAA